Proteins encoded by one window of Conger conger chromosome 1, fConCon1.1, whole genome shotgun sequence:
- the hhipl2 gene encoding HHIP-like protein 2: MLITMILFTFVRDAAPHPQCLDFQPPFKPPYHLEFCKDYEKFGCCDQTTDNIIAERYWDIMDFYDIREYELCGELVKEILCQECSPYAAHLFDAEDPYTPMRLLPGLCSDYCSEFHRKCGSVVKHLTDDPGLWDTCENDPSKFCRLLDLADQDYCYPNVLRNSLLNRDLGHVVEDRRGCLQLCLMEVANGLRNPVLLLHAGDDTGRMFVAEQVGFVWVYLPDGSRLEEPFLDLSGEVLTTGRLGDERGFLGMAFHPHYRDNGRFFVYYSVLAGEMVEKVRISEMRVSVHDMNKADPLSERLIFEIEEPAANHNGGQLLFGLDDYLYIFTGDGGRAGDPFGKFGNAQNKSALLGKVLRIDVNGSSRDGKPYRIPQDNPFLLDSGARPEVYAYGMRNPWRCSVDRGDPVSQHGKGRIFCGDVGQNRYEEIDIIERGGNYGWRAKEGFECFDVKLCHNSLLRDILPIFAYDHHVGKSVTGGYVYRGCESPNLNGLYLFGDFMSGRLMALQEDRESGSWSERSVCMGNTATCAFPGLINHHHKFIISFAEDQAGELYFLATSYPGSMSPFGTIYKFVDPSRRAPPGKCRIKTFLVKVKGKRVPFVPQERTVLGLNEKPTRPPFKKVKFTTEPPATSTTKPPATTKVLPMTLPTETETITMEPTQQPIRHEEALKNKPCPKSPTVKFQKKRVKERKEKKNNRQKGRNSVKKTTLKKVHVNKTSPLGGVSVCESTPFIGLSINKTTHMEGNSLNKTTALGGVNVNKTTLRKGIHVNSLGGDSMYNSTSLMVVTVNKTTSMDGSGMILEGVRLNKTTPLEGLGVNMTVDALTTNKQDRSLEPKGMDMGKNSTNNPHNVTWNGSLRRDRGRRRAGRL, translated from the exons GAGTGCTCTCCTTATGCTGCTCACCTGTTTGATGCAGAGGACCCGTACACACCGATGAGACTCCTCCCCGGCCTCTGCTCCGACTACTGCTCCGAGTTCCACAGGAAGTGCGGCTCGGTGGTGAAGCACCTAACCGACGACCCGGGTCTGTGGGACACCTGCGAGAACGACCCCTCCAAGTTCTGCCGCTTGCTCGACCTGGCCGACCAGGACTACTGCTACCCCAACGTCCTCCGGAATTCGCTGCTCAACCGCGACCTGGGCCACGTGGTGGAGGACCGCAGGGGCTGCCTGCAGCTGTGTCTGATGGAGGTGGCTAACGGCCTGCGCAACCCCGTTCTACTTCTTCACGCCGGCGACGACACCGGCCGCATGTTCGTGGCCGAGCAGGTGGGCTTCGTCTGGGTGTACTTGCCAGACGGCAGCCGGCTGGAGGAGCCCTTCCTGGACCTGAGTGGAGAGGTGCTGACCACGGGCCGGCTCGGGGACGAGAGGGGCTTCCTGGGGATGGCCTTCCACCCGCACTACCGTGACAACGGCCGCTTCTTCGTGTATTACTCCGTGCTGGCAGGGGAGATGGTGGAGAAAGTCCGGATCAGTGAGATGAGGGTCTCTGTGCATGACATGAACAAGGCTGACCCGCTGTCTGAGAG GCTAATTTTTGAAATTGAAGAGCCAGCAGCTAATCACAATGGAGGTCAGCTGCTGTTTGGTTTGGACGACTACCTTTACATCTTTACTGGTGATGGTGGAAGGGCTGGGGATCCCTTTGGGAAGTTTGGAAATGCTCAGAACAA GAGCGCCCTCTTAGGGAAGGTCCTGCGCATTGACGTGAATGGGAGCAGCAGGGACGGAAAGCCATACCGAATCCCTCAGGACAACCCATTCCTATTGGATTCTGGTGCGAGGCCGGAGGTGTACGCCTATGGGATGAGGAACCCGTGGCGCTGTTCGGTGGACCGGGGAGACCCAGTCAGCCAGCATGGCAAAGGGAGGATCTTCTGTGGGGACGTGGGCCAGAACCGCTATGAGGAGATTGACATCATCGAGAGGGGAGGAAACTACGGTTGGAGAGCCAAGGAAGGGTTTGAGTGTTTCGACGTCAAGTTGTGCCACAACTCCTTACTGA GAGACATTCTTCCCATTTTTGCATATGACCATCACGTGGGGAAGTCAGTGACCGGGGGCTATGTTTACAGAGGATGTGAATCACCCAATTTGAATGGCTTGTATCTGTTTGGAGACTTTATGAgcgg TCGGCTCATGGCATTGCAGGAGGACAGGGAGTCAGGGAGCTGgagtgagaggagtgtgtgtatgggaaaCACAGCCACCTGCGCCTTCCCTGGGCTCATCAACCACCACCACAAATTCATCATCTCCTTCGCTGAAGACCAAGCAG GAGAACTATACTTTTTGGCGACTTCATACCCTGGTTCAATGTCTCCTTTTGGAACCATCTACAAATTTGTGGACCCCTCCAG GAGAGCTCCGCCAGGGAAGTGCAGGATTAAAACATTTCTTGTGAAAGTGAAGGGGAAACGGGTCCCCTTTGTACCCCAGGAAC GGACCGTGTTAGGGTTGAATGAAAAACCTACAAGGCCTCCATTCAAAAAGGTTAAAtttaccactgaaccaccagcAACAAGTACCACTAAACCACCAGCAACAACCAAGGTCTTACCCATGACACTGCCCACAGAGACAGAAACAATAACAATGGAACCAacacaacagccaatcagacatgAGGaggctttaaaaaacaaaccctGCCCAAAATCTCCAACAGTAAAATTTCAGAAGAAAAGAGTGAAGGAAAGAAAGGAGAAGAAGAACAACAGACAGAAAGGAAGGAATAGTGTGAAAAAGACCACCCTCAAGAAAGTTCATGTGAACAAAACCAGTCCCTTGggaggagtcagtgtgtgtgaatccACTCCCTTTATAGGACTTAGTATTAATAAGACCACCCATATGGAAGGAAATTCTTTGAACAAGACCACTGCATTGGGAGGAGTAAATGTGAACAAGACAACCCTGAGGAAAGGAATTCATGTGAATTCCTTGGGCGGAGATAGCATGTACAACTCCACTTCCTTGATGGTAGTTACTGTGAACAAGACCACCTCCATGGATGGAAGTGGAATGATCTTGGAAGGAGTTCGTTTGAACAAGACCACTCCTTTGGAAGGGCTTGGTGTAAACATGACCGTGGATGCACTCACAACAAACAAGCAGGACAGAAGTCTGGAACCTAAAGGAATGGACATGGGAAAAAACAGCACCAACAACCCACACAATGTAACATGGAATGGGAGCTTGCGGAGGGACAGGGGCCGGCGCAGGGCTGGGAGATTATGA